The Planctomycetota bacterium genome has a window encoding:
- a CDS encoding WYL domain-containing protein — protein MARGEPLIRQWNLLKLLQSYRFGTSAEELAERVGCSVRQVKRDLGVLQEVGFPILFEQRDFGKRFWKLSRDFVETGQVLLSVTEMLSLYLSRQLLAPLAGTQFGDGLSSALDKIKTMLPSKALTYFRSLDERLFVKSMPGHDYSAQDKEIRTINQAVAESRVLKVRYRSAHSGNIYEWRLEPYGIVLFGMSLYCVARLPDHNEMRTLKVERLLGVELTGETFERPYDFSLQEYLHGSFGIFTPGERVVAKVRFSGWAAVNVRELQWHPSQKLAEDSSDHVIAQFELADTTEFKRWVLGFGRHATVLAPKELAGEVADELAAAQATYCCEQREA, from the coding sequence GTGGCTCGCGGCGAACCGCTCATCCGCCAATGGAACCTTCTGAAGCTGCTCCAGTCGTACCGCTTCGGCACCAGCGCGGAGGAACTGGCTGAGCGCGTGGGCTGTAGCGTCCGCCAGGTAAAGCGGGACCTCGGTGTGCTCCAGGAGGTCGGCTTCCCCATCTTGTTTGAGCAGCGGGACTTTGGGAAGCGGTTCTGGAAGCTCTCCCGCGACTTCGTCGAGACGGGCCAGGTGCTCCTCTCGGTCACGGAGATGCTCAGCCTCTACCTGAGCCGCCAGCTTTTGGCGCCGCTCGCGGGGACGCAGTTCGGCGACGGCCTCTCCTCCGCACTCGACAAGATCAAGACGATGCTGCCGTCGAAGGCCCTGACCTACTTCCGTTCCCTCGACGAGCGGCTGTTCGTGAAGAGCATGCCCGGCCACGACTATTCGGCCCAGGACAAGGAAATCCGCACCATCAACCAGGCCGTCGCTGAGAGCCGCGTGCTCAAGGTGCGCTACAGGTCCGCCCATAGTGGCAACATCTATGAGTGGCGGCTGGAACCTTATGGCATTGTGCTGTTCGGCATGAGCCTCTACTGCGTGGCCCGCCTGCCTGACCACAACGAGATGCGGACCCTGAAGGTCGAGCGCCTGCTCGGCGTCGAGCTGACGGGAGAGACCTTCGAGCGTCCCTACGACTTCTCACTCCAGGAGTACCTGCACGGCAGCTTCGGGATCTTCACGCCCGGCGAGCGCGTGGTGGCGAAGGTGCGGTTCAGCGGCTGGGCCGCGGTGAACGTTCGCGAACTTCAGTGGCATCCGAGCCAGAAGCTCGCCGAAGACTCCTCCGACCACGTCATCGCCCAATTCGAGCTTGCCGACACGACCGAGTTCAAGCGCTGGGTGCTCGGCTTCGGCCGCCACGCCACGGTGCTCGCCCCGAAGGAACTCGCTGGCGAGGTTGCTGACGAGCTTGCCGCCGCGCAGGCCACCTACTGCTGCGAGCAGCGAGAGGCGTAG
- a CDS encoding SWIM zinc finger family protein, which produces MSRWRRWRDYDDGYYRHFAPSRPREAKGGIKAQTRRGGFGQSWWARRWIAVLESFDIGARLGRGRSYARSGQVTHLEVGEGTVTAKVQGSRPEPYDVVIKVAALTKADWEKLAESLGKQAIFAAKLLAGEMPENIEGAFSAAGLSLFPGKSKDLVTDCSCPDWSNPCKHVAAVYYLLGEEFDRDPFLIFKLRGMTREKLVALLGAKAASQPKPEAASEPVSPPEPLPAEPGAFWGADDPKTIPLGEVRIPPIAAALPRRLGSFPFWRGREVFLDAMEAICASASPAGLAILLGEHRADEAGT; this is translated from the coding sequence ATGTCGCGATGGCGCCGCTGGCGCGACTACGACGACGGCTACTACCGCCACTTCGCCCCCTCGCGCCCGCGCGAGGCCAAGGGCGGCATCAAGGCGCAGACCCGGCGCGGCGGCTTCGGCCAGAGCTGGTGGGCCAGGCGCTGGATCGCCGTGCTGGAGAGCTTCGACATCGGCGCGCGCCTCGGCCGCGGCCGCTCCTACGCCCGAAGCGGCCAGGTCACACACCTCGAGGTTGGCGAGGGCACCGTCACCGCGAAGGTCCAGGGCTCCCGCCCGGAGCCCTACGACGTCGTCATCAAGGTCGCCGCGCTCACCAAGGCCGACTGGGAGAAGCTGGCGGAGTCGCTCGGCAAGCAGGCGATCTTCGCGGCAAAGCTCCTCGCGGGCGAGATGCCGGAGAACATCGAGGGGGCCTTCAGCGCCGCCGGCCTCTCGCTCTTCCCGGGGAAGAGCAAGGACCTCGTGACCGACTGCTCGTGCCCCGACTGGTCGAACCCCTGCAAGCATGTCGCCGCCGTCTACTACCTGCTGGGCGAGGAGTTCGACCGCGACCCGTTCCTCATCTTCAAGCTTCGGGGCATGACCCGCGAGAAGCTCGTCGCGCTCCTCGGCGCCAAGGCTGCCTCACAGCCGAAGCCGGAGGCGGCGAGCGAGCCGGTGTCGCCGCCGGAGCCTTTGCCCGCCGAGCCTGGGGCCTTCTGGGGCGCTGACGACCCGAAGACGATCCCCCTGGGCGAAGTCCGCATCCCGCCCATCGCCGCGGCGTTGCCAAGGCGGCTCGGCAGCTTCCCCTTCTGGCGTGGCAGGGAGGTCTTCCTCGACGCGATGGAGGCCATCTGCGCCTCCGCCTCGCCCGCCGGCCTCGCCATCCTCCTCGGAGAGCACAGGGCGGACGAGGCCGGCACGTAA